A genome region from Aestuariivirga litoralis includes the following:
- a CDS encoding extracellular solute-binding protein: MTKLTPTQELVRAATVSRRRLLKSAVAIGAVGFVAPLTVENAFSSSGELNFEGWAGYDSLKTNSMAKFEKATGIKVNFKEAADQDVMLADSKTAIQAGAVDVMEPTVNALPSWNAEGVVQAWDLSKLAPGNYLDGVPGSKAGDASEIGGKRLWVPSVWGTEALTFNTKTVDGTYGKIGLADLFDDKYVGKVTLRGHSSLSAMGRVLDAAGKLPQPWTDGYKDEATMRKLWDIALAEAIKHKKNVAQFWASENEAQGAFLTNGAELGLTWDSTGANLADKGYGFIAPKEGAFGWSQGFVLMTNAKNVDQAHEFAKFISTAEGASAWASDFKANPVGKGGIELMDPAVSKFYAAAYPGDALTKLWWWPAQPAWWTKTRGEYADKWKSA, translated from the coding sequence ATGACAAAACTGACCCCTACGCAGGAACTGGTTCGCGCCGCTACCGTGTCGCGCCGCCGCCTGCTCAAGTCTGCAGTTGCCATTGGCGCTGTTGGCTTTGTTGCTCCGCTCACGGTTGAGAACGCGTTCTCTTCCTCAGGCGAACTGAACTTTGAAGGCTGGGCTGGCTATGACAGCCTGAAGACCAACTCCATGGCCAAGTTTGAGAAGGCCACTGGCATCAAGGTGAACTTCAAGGAAGCTGCTGACCAAGACGTGATGCTGGCTGATTCCAAGACCGCCATTCAGGCCGGTGCCGTCGACGTGATGGAACCGACTGTGAATGCGCTGCCGTCGTGGAATGCTGAAGGCGTCGTTCAGGCCTGGGATCTTTCCAAGCTGGCTCCCGGCAACTACCTGGACGGCGTTCCCGGCTCGAAGGCTGGCGATGCTTCCGAAATCGGTGGCAAGCGTCTTTGGGTTCCGTCGGTTTGGGGCACCGAAGCCCTGACCTTCAACACCAAGACCGTTGATGGCACCTATGGCAAGATCGGCCTCGCTGACCTGTTCGACGACAAGTATGTCGGCAAGGTTACCCTGCGCGGCCACTCTTCGCTGTCCGCCATGGGCCGCGTTCTCGATGCTGCCGGCAAGCTGCCGCAGCCCTGGACCGATGGCTACAAGGACGAAGCCACCATGCGCAAGCTGTGGGACATCGCCCTTGCTGAAGCCATCAAGCACAAGAAGAACGTTGCCCAGTTCTGGGCTTCGGAAAATGAAGCACAGGGCGCGTTCCTCACCAATGGTGCTGAGCTTGGCCTGACCTGGGATTCGACCGGTGCAAACCTGGCCGACAAGGGCTACGGCTTCATCGCGCCGAAGGAAGGCGCATTCGGCTGGAGCCAAGGCTTCGTGCTGATGACCAATGCCAAGAACGTGGACCAGGCGCATGAATTCGCCAAGTTCATCTCCACCGCTGAAGGCGCTTCTGCCTGGGCTTCGGACTTCAAGGCAAATCCGGTCGGCAAGGGCGGCATTGAGCTGATGGACCCTGCTGTGTCCAAGTTCTACGCAGCCGCCTATCCGGGCGATGCCCTCACCAAGCTCTGGTGGTGGCCGGCTCAGCCAGCCTGGTGGACGAAGACCCGCGGCGAATATGCCGACAAGTGGAAGTCTGCATAA
- a CDS encoding ABC transporter permease produces MATKPTHAVLQAYSYVFLIYLLLPLIVMCGAAFNDSRFPTVLPWNGFTWRWFAELYNDATIWQATANTGMVALAVVALSVPIGTAGAILVNSLKGRSRTLLYATMIAPILTPGAVIGISTLLFWYKFNAPAGLQISVLAQTSFIAAYVMLMVLARLQSFDGALEEAALDLGASHAQMLRRILLPHLYPAIAAGAVLAFFQSVENFNATQFTRGASTTLTVYVGSKVRTGITPSICALAAIMIGITIVGAIIYEIIRRTNLAKAQALQAAQ; encoded by the coding sequence ATGGCAACGAAACCAACACATGCGGTCTTGCAGGCCTATTCCTACGTCTTCCTGATCTATCTTCTGCTGCCGCTCATTGTGATGTGCGGGGCGGCCTTCAACGATTCACGCTTCCCTACTGTCTTGCCGTGGAATGGTTTTACCTGGCGGTGGTTTGCCGAATTATATAATGACGCCACCATCTGGCAGGCCACCGCCAATACCGGCATGGTTGCCCTTGCGGTGGTTGCCCTCTCGGTTCCCATCGGCACGGCGGGTGCCATTCTGGTCAACAGCCTGAAGGGCAGAAGCCGGACATTGCTCTATGCAACTATGATTGCGCCTATCCTGACGCCGGGTGCCGTCATCGGCATTTCAACATTGCTCTTTTGGTACAAGTTCAACGCGCCGGCCGGCCTGCAAATCTCGGTGCTGGCACAGACGAGCTTCATTGCCGCGTATGTAATGCTGATGGTTCTGGCACGGTTGCAGAGTTTTGATGGGGCGCTGGAAGAAGCAGCTCTCGATCTGGGTGCATCGCATGCGCAGATGTTGCGCCGCATTTTGCTGCCCCATCTCTATCCGGCGATTGCGGCCGGCGCTGTGCTGGCATTTTTCCAGTCAGTGGAAAATTTCAATGCCACACAGTTCACTCGTGGTGCCTCGACGACGTTGACCGTTTATGTCGGGTCAAAAGTACGGACCGGCATCACGCCATCGATCTGCGCTTTGGCAGCCATCATGATTGGCATCACCATTGTGGGTGCAATCATTTATGAAATCATCCGCCGTACTAATCTTGCCAAGGCCCAAGCGCTTCAAGCCGCGCAATGA
- the leuB gene encoding 3-isopropylmalate dehydrogenase, with amino-acid sequence MASYNLFLLPGDGIGPEVMAEVEKILAWFKAKGIASFNTDRGLVGGCAYDAHGAAISEADMEKAMAADAVLFGAVGGPKWDKVPYDVRPEAGLLRLRKDLGLFANLRPAICYPALADASSLKKDVVEGLDILIVRELTGGVYFGEPKTITDLGNGQKRGIDTQVYDTFEIERISRVAFELAKTRKGKVSSAEKRNVMKTGVLWNEIVTRVHKEEYSSIQLEHVLADNCAMQLVRWPKQYDVIVTDNLFGDVLSDVAAMLTGSLGMLPSASLGAPDAKTKRRKALYEPVHGSAPDIAGTGAANPIAMIASFGMALRYSFGLGEWADKLDQAISAVLAKGLRTKDIAGDKPANATTSQMGEAILQEIQALA; translated from the coding sequence ATGGCTTCCTATAATCTGTTCCTGCTTCCTGGCGACGGCATTGGCCCTGAAGTGATGGCCGAAGTTGAAAAGATCCTGGCCTGGTTCAAGGCCAAAGGCATCGCGTCATTCAACACCGATCGAGGTCTGGTCGGCGGTTGCGCCTATGATGCGCATGGTGCGGCAATTTCCGAAGCCGATATGGAAAAGGCCATGGCAGCCGATGCCGTGTTGTTCGGTGCCGTGGGTGGACCCAAATGGGACAAGGTGCCTTATGATGTGCGTCCAGAAGCAGGTCTCTTGCGTCTGCGTAAGGATCTCGGCCTGTTTGCCAATCTGCGCCCCGCCATTTGCTATCCGGCACTGGCCGATGCGTCTTCTCTCAAGAAGGATGTGGTCGAAGGTCTCGATATTTTGATCGTGCGCGAACTCACAGGCGGTGTGTATTTCGGCGAGCCGAAGACTATTACCGATTTGGGCAATGGCCAGAAGCGCGGCATCGATACGCAAGTCTATGACACATTCGAAATCGAGCGCATCTCGCGCGTGGCCTTTGAACTGGCCAAGACGCGCAAGGGCAAAGTGTCTTCAGCGGAAAAGCGCAATGTGATGAAGACCGGTGTGCTGTGGAACGAGATCGTCACCCGCGTGCATAAGGAAGAGTATTCCTCGATCCAGCTGGAGCATGTGCTGGCTGATAATTGCGCCATGCAGCTGGTGCGCTGGCCGAAGCAATATGATGTGATCGTCACTGATAACCTGTTCGGCGATGTGCTGTCTGACGTAGCCGCCATGCTGACCGGTTCGCTGGGCATGCTGCCTTCCGCCTCGCTGGGCGCGCCCGATGCCAAGACCAAGCGCCGCAAGGCGCTCTATGAGCCGGTGCATGGTTCAGCGCCTGATATTGCCGGCACGGGTGCGGCCAATCCGATCGCCATGATCGCGTCTTTCGGCATGGCTTTGCGCTACTCCTTCGGCCTAGGCGAATGGGCCGACAAGCTGGATCAGGCGATCTCTGCGGTGCTGGCCAAGGGCCTGCGCACCAAGGATATCGCCGGTGACAAGCCGGCCAACGCCACCACTTCACAAATGGGTGAAGCGATCCTTCAGGAAATCCAAGCTCTGGCTTAA
- the argE gene encoding acetylornithine deacetylase, whose protein sequence is MKVFSARDMLAELVRFDTTSRLSNLPLIDFVENYLDQFGVPYIRVDYEDGRKTNLYATIGPDVAGGIVLSGHTDVVPVDGQDWQSDPFTLTERGGKLYGRGTADMKGFIAVALALVPRFIKMKLKTPIHLALSCDEEVGCRGVRPLLAHLRDHLKQPRAAFIGEPTLMKVVNGHKSAVTFNTEIKGHEAHSSLTDQGVNAIMVAGEVLTEINSLRQELIAIGDPSGRYDPPYSTIHVGLIKGGTAKNIIPRHCEFQWETRLLPNADRNLVPARLEALRLKLEPGMKAVAQDVGISTKSINEVPGLMPEPDSEAEHLALHAAGANATHAVSYCTEAGLFQSIGIPSVICGPGNIEQAHKPDEYVEESQLALCETYLLKLAESCL, encoded by the coding sequence ATGAAAGTCTTTTCGGCGCGTGACATGCTGGCAGAACTGGTGCGCTTTGACACAACCTCGCGCTTGTCCAACCTGCCGCTCATCGATTTTGTCGAAAACTATCTCGATCAATTCGGCGTGCCTTACATCCGCGTAGATTACGAAGATGGCCGCAAGACCAATCTCTATGCCACGATTGGCCCCGATGTGGCGGGCGGCATCGTGCTCTCCGGCCATACCGATGTGGTGCCTGTCGATGGGCAGGATTGGCAGAGCGATCCTTTCACGCTCACTGAACGGGGCGGCAAACTCTATGGCCGCGGCACGGCCGACATGAAAGGCTTCATCGCCGTTGCCCTGGCCTTGGTGCCGCGCTTCATCAAAATGAAATTAAAAACACCCATTCACCTCGCTTTGTCTTGCGACGAGGAAGTGGGTTGCCGCGGTGTCCGCCCCCTGCTCGCCCATCTGCGCGATCATCTGAAACAGCCGCGCGCCGCCTTTATCGGTGAACCCACGTTGATGAAAGTGGTCAATGGCCACAAGAGTGCCGTCACTTTCAACACAGAAATCAAAGGCCACGAGGCCCATTCCAGCCTGACCGACCAAGGCGTCAACGCCATCATGGTGGCAGGCGAGGTGCTGACCGAGATCAACAGCCTGCGCCAGGAATTGATCGCCATCGGTGATCCATCGGGCCGCTATGATCCGCCCTATTCCACCATCCATGTGGGCCTCATCAAGGGCGGCACAGCCAAGAACATCATTCCGCGCCATTGCGAATTCCAGTGGGAGACGCGCCTGCTTCCCAATGCCGATCGCAATCTGGTTCCGGCACGGTTGGAAGCGCTGCGCCTCAAGCTTGAACCCGGCATGAAAGCCGTGGCGCAGGATGTGGGCATTTCAACGAAATCCATCAACGAAGTGCCGGGCCTGATGCCGGAACCGGATTCAGAGGCTGAACATCTCGCACTTCACGCTGCCGGCGCCAATGCCACCCATGCCGTGTCTTACTGCACCGAAGCCGGCCTGTTCCAATCCATCGGCATTCCATCGGTGATCTGCGGCCCCGGCAATATTGAGCAAGCCCACAAGCCGGATGAATATGTCGAGGAAAGCCAGCTCGCTTTGTGCGAGACCTATCTGCTGAAACTGGCGGAAAGCTGCCTTTAG
- a CDS encoding ABC transporter ATP-binding protein: protein MTASVELNDVTMDFANYRAVDNVSVKVNPGEFFSFLGPSGCGKTTILRMVSGFIEPTQGKVLIGDKDMKGIGPNKRPTAMIFQNLALFPLMTVWENISFGLEVRGVSKAKRREKAEELLNLVELPGVGDRFASQLSGGQRQRVAIARALAVEPEVMLLDEPLSALDLKLRQHMRAELRAIQKRTNVTFIYITHDQGEALAMSDRVAVMSRGKIQQVDVPQKIYNNPANGFVASFVGENNKFTGQVSSSSKGEGKFKTEVGEFAVTLGEGVDKNSKCRLYVRPEHMGFAAKPRAGSNSLPVTVEGVSFEGNFATVFMRDKKGHKLSAEVRNDVSNPPPPAGTSTNITFEQNKALALLDSEAVAYEEKE, encoded by the coding sequence ATGACGGCAAGTGTTGAACTGAACGACGTGACGATGGATTTCGCCAATTACCGCGCGGTCGACAACGTATCTGTCAAAGTGAATCCCGGCGAATTCTTTTCCTTTCTCGGACCATCGGGCTGCGGCAAGACCACCATCTTGCGCATGGTCTCGGGCTTCATCGAGCCGACGCAGGGCAAGGTGCTGATCGGCGACAAGGACATGAAGGGCATCGGGCCTAACAAGCGCCCGACGGCCATGATCTTTCAAAATCTCGCACTGTTTCCGTTGATGACGGTATGGGAGAATATTTCATTCGGCCTTGAAGTGCGCGGCGTGAGCAAGGCCAAGCGCCGTGAAAAGGCCGAAGAGCTGCTCAACCTGGTTGAGCTGCCCGGCGTGGGCGACCGTTTTGCCTCGCAGCTTTCCGGCGGCCAGCGCCAGCGCGTGGCGATTGCCCGCGCACTTGCCGTGGAACCGGAAGTGATGCTGCTCGACGAGCCGCTTTCCGCACTGGACTTGAAGCTGCGCCAGCATATGCGCGCTGAGCTGCGCGCCATCCAGAAGCGCACCAATGTGACTTTCATCTACATCACCCACGATCAGGGCGAAGCCTTGGCGATGTCTGACCGCGTGGCGGTCATGAGCCGCGGCAAGATCCAGCAAGTAGATGTGCCGCAGAAAATCTACAACAATCCAGCCAATGGCTTTGTGGCGTCCTTCGTCGGCGAGAACAACAAGTTCACCGGTCAGGTTAGCAGTAGTTCCAAAGGCGAAGGCAAATTCAAGACCGAAGTGGGTGAATTTGCTGTGACGCTGGGCGAAGGCGTGGACAAGAATTCCAAATGCCGGCTCTATGTTCGCCCTGAACATATGGGTTTTGCCGCCAAGCCCAGGGCTGGCAGCAATTCGCTTCCCGTCACGGTGGAAGGCGTGTCCTTCGAGGGCAATTTTGCCACCGTGTTCATGCGCGACAAGAAGGGCCACAAGCTTTCTGCTGAAGTGCGCAACGACGTCTCCAACCCGCCACCTCCGGCCGGCACATCCACCAACATCACCTTTGAGCAGAATAAGGCCCTCGCCTTGCTTGATTCAGAGGCTGTTGCCTATGAGGAAAAGGAGTAA
- the apaG gene encoding Co2+/Mg2+ efflux protein ApaG, which yields MYRAVTRNIEITAKPQFLEDQSRPENDRFVWAYTITIANLGDEPVQLLTRHWIITDGNGSRQEVKGPGVIGEQPRISPNDSYTYSSGCPLATPSGVMVGTYGMVDEAGQHFDAAIPAFSLDSRFDRHSVN from the coding sequence ATGTACCGCGCCGTCACCCGCAATATCGAAATCACCGCCAAGCCACAGTTCCTCGAGGATCAATCACGCCCGGAGAATGACAGATTCGTTTGGGCCTATACGATCACCATTGCCAATCTGGGCGATGAGCCGGTGCAATTGCTGACCCGCCACTGGATCATCACCGACGGTAATGGCAGCAGGCAGGAAGTGAAAGGCCCCGGCGTCATCGGCGAACAACCGCGCATCAGCCCCAATGACAGCTACACCTATTCATCGGGCTGCCCACTGGCCACGCCATCCGGCGTGATGGTCGGAACCTATGGCATGGTGGATGAAGCGGGCCAGCATTTCGACGCTGCCATTCCCGCCTTCTCGCTGGACAGCCGCTTTGACCGGCACAGCGTGAATTGA
- a CDS encoding CsbD family protein produces the protein MGSATDKAAGYANEAAGNVKQGIGKAVGNDRLRAEGEAQELKGKAQKAVGNAKDAVKNAADNFKKGVDSL, from the coding sequence ATGGGTTCAGCAACTGATAAAGCCGCCGGCTACGCCAATGAAGCTGCGGGCAATGTGAAACAGGGCATTGGCAAGGCTGTCGGCAATGACCGCCTGCGCGCCGAGGGCGAAGCCCAGGAATTGAAGGGCAAGGCGCAGAAGGCCGTCGGAAACGCCAAGGATGCCGTCAAGAATGCGGCAGACAATTTTAAGAAGGGCGTGGACTCACTCTAA
- a CDS encoding ABC transporter permease: MSELFRRYGSGITYTAIGLTAFWLLVLVILPYAGLFEQSFRPYLPVTEINGPNDHYFLNNYLVLFSNAQDMTFGIGGAEVTIPLPIHLWVFFITIVYSCLATLLVLLICYPIAYCLAKVMPQSLLPTYLLLLVIPLWVSELMRSFSWYIILSLKGPLTIVLQSLGIITDPIHWTWGMNGYSGIMIGLVYTYILFMLFPMYNAMTSLDSNQIEAAEDLGAGIFRKHWRVIMPHCKPGIASGCVTVFMLSASSLLVPSLLASPKSRWFTEVIQQWMFETHDWNAGAAYAFILLFTCTAFVTIMMRVFKVGFADIAK; encoded by the coding sequence ATGAGCGAGCTTTTCCGGCGTTACGGCAGCGGCATTACTTATACCGCCATTGGCCTCACGGCCTTCTGGTTGCTCGTTCTGGTGATCCTTCCCTATGCAGGCCTGTTTGAACAATCGTTCCGGCCCTATCTGCCGGTGACCGAGATTAACGGACCCAACGACCATTATTTCCTGAACAATTATCTGGTGCTGTTCAGCAATGCGCAGGACATGACATTTGGCATTGGCGGCGCTGAAGTCACAATTCCGCTGCCCATTCACTTGTGGGTGTTCTTCATCACCATTGTCTACAGCTGCCTTGCCACATTGCTCGTGCTGCTGATCTGCTACCCCATCGCCTATTGTCTGGCGAAGGTGATGCCCCAATCGCTCCTGCCCACCTATTTGCTTTTGCTGGTCATTCCGCTGTGGGTGTCCGAGTTGATGCGGTCTTTCTCGTGGTACATCATACTGTCGCTGAAAGGTCCGCTTACCATCGTGTTGCAGAGCCTTGGTATCATCACGGATCCCATTCACTGGACGTGGGGGATGAATGGTTATTCCGGTATCATGATAGGTCTCGTTTATACCTATATCCTGTTCATGCTTTTCCCGATGTACAACGCGATGACTTCGCTGGATTCGAACCAGATTGAAGCCGCCGAGGATTTGGGGGCCGGGATTTTCCGCAAGCATTGGCGGGTGATCATGCCGCATTGCAAGCCCGGTATCGCGTCTGGTTGCGTGACAGTGTTCATGCTGTCGGCCAGCTCGCTTCTCGTGCCTTCGCTTCTGGCATCGCCCAAGTCGCGGTGGTTCACCGAGGTAATCCAGCAATGGATGTTTGAAACCCATGACTGGAATGCCGGTGCGGCCTATGCCTTCATCCTGCTGTTCACCTGCACGGCGTTTGTGACGATTATGATGCGTGTGTTCAAGGTCGGCTTTGCCGACATCGCGAAGTGA
- a CDS encoding DUF6946 family protein, translating into MSRILIPSGGPSAWQQFLAKPDLQWVTGYSARTIAHAWEAQKGWPPEVSKILESALGPTELLLAIPEHKTPLPGGQRESQSDVFVIGRHQQGIIACTIEGKVNEPFGPTIAEQMKDASPGKVARLDYLCKALGLDECPQDVHYQLLHRTVSALVEADRFATKYAAMIVHSFSPEKRWFEAFERFVALLGGTAVSGVPTLLTTPAGLQLVLGWACGDPRHLQA; encoded by the coding sequence ATGTCCCGTATTCTCATTCCTTCCGGTGGCCCTTCGGCTTGGCAGCAGTTTCTTGCAAAACCAGATCTTCAATGGGTCACCGGCTACAGTGCCCGTACCATCGCTCACGCATGGGAGGCGCAGAAAGGATGGCCTCCGGAAGTGTCAAAAATCCTCGAAAGTGCTCTCGGCCCAACTGAACTCTTGTTAGCTATCCCTGAACACAAGACACCCCTTCCGGGCGGCCAGAGAGAAAGCCAATCTGACGTCTTCGTCATCGGCCGTCACCAGCAGGGCATTATTGCCTGCACGATTGAAGGCAAAGTCAACGAGCCGTTTGGCCCGACGATTGCCGAACAGATGAAAGACGCCTCGCCAGGCAAGGTGGCCCGTCTCGATTATCTATGTAAAGCGCTGGGCCTCGATGAATGCCCGCAGGATGTGCATTATCAACTTCTTCATCGCACCGTCTCGGCACTGGTCGAAGCGGATAGATTTGCAACCAAATACGCAGCGATGATTGTGCATTCCTTTTCCCCGGAGAAGCGATGGTTTGAAGCGTTTGAACGCTTCGTCGCCTTGCTGGGAGGAACTGCGGTTTCCGGTGTTCCAACTCTATTGACGACCCCGGCGGGACTTCAACTTGTCCTGGGCTGGGCTTGCGGTGATCCGCGCCACCTACAGGCATGA
- a CDS encoding mandelate racemase/muconate lactonizing enzyme family protein: MKIKSLETFTNRFVGFTRLTAEDGSQGWGQVSTYNSDLTCEILHRQVAPYALGRNTDDLDDILATSGEKEHKFPGSYLRRAMTGLDTAVWDWRGKQAGKPVVSLLGGTPGKLRAYASSMKRDITPEDEAKRFLKLRDEKGFDAFKWRVGAETGRDKDEWEGRTEKVVPYVAKALGDGIDKLVDANSCYSPNKAIEVGRMLEANGIGHYEEPCPYWEFEQTKQVADALDIDVTGGEQDCEFSAWKTMIGMRAVDIVQPDIMYLGGISRTLHVCKMAEAAGMKVTPHAANMGLVTMCTMHLLKAIRNAGKYLEFSIEGLDYYPWQDGLFLGDPYRIENGHAVITDAPGWGVEINPAWLDKAEYKISEVA; the protein is encoded by the coding sequence ATGAAGATCAAGAGTCTCGAGACCTTCACCAACCGCTTTGTTGGTTTCACACGGCTGACGGCTGAAGATGGGTCGCAGGGCTGGGGCCAGGTTTCGACTTACAATTCCGATCTGACCTGCGAAATTCTGCACCGACAAGTCGCACCTTACGCGCTAGGCCGCAATACGGATGACCTCGATGATATTCTGGCCACCAGCGGCGAGAAGGAACACAAATTTCCGGGCTCGTATCTGCGCCGTGCGATGACGGGGCTTGATACCGCAGTGTGGGACTGGCGCGGCAAGCAGGCGGGAAAGCCGGTGGTTTCACTGCTCGGCGGCACACCCGGCAAGTTGCGCGCCTATGCCTCTTCGATGAAGCGCGACATCACGCCGGAAGATGAGGCCAAGCGTTTTCTCAAGCTGCGCGATGAAAAGGGTTTTGATGCCTTCAAATGGCGCGTGGGTGCGGAGACGGGCCGCGACAAGGATGAATGGGAAGGGCGCACCGAGAAAGTGGTGCCCTATGTGGCCAAGGCCTTGGGCGACGGGATCGACAAGCTGGTCGATGCCAATTCCTGTTATTCGCCGAACAAGGCGATTGAAGTGGGCCGCATGCTGGAGGCCAATGGCATCGGGCATTATGAAGAGCCGTGCCCCTATTGGGAATTCGAGCAGACCAAGCAAGTCGCTGATGCGCTCGATATTGATGTGACGGGTGGCGAGCAGGATTGCGAATTCAGCGCCTGGAAAACCATGATCGGCATGCGCGCGGTGGACATTGTACAGCCAGACATCATGTATCTGGGTGGCATCTCGCGCACGCTGCATGTGTGCAAGATGGCGGAAGCTGCGGGAATGAAAGTCACGCCACATGCGGCCAATATGGGCCTCGTCACGATGTGCACCATGCATCTGCTGAAGGCCATTCGCAATGCCGGGAAGTATCTCGAATTCTCGATTGAGGGTCTGGATTATTATCCGTGGCAGGACGGCTTGTTCCTCGGTGATCCCTACAGGATCGAAAATGGCCATGCGGTGATTACCGATGCACCGGGCTGGGGTGTTGAGATCAATCCGGCCTGGCTGGACAAAGCTGAATACAAGATCAGCGAAGTGGCCTAA
- a CDS encoding ABC transporter substrate-binding protein, with product MTEFDHKLAAMSRAVGQGKLSRRDFMQVAMAAGLTVSASQALFSTAARAAPKKGGDFKFGCGHGQTTDSLDPATWSNGFTFHFGKSLFAAPLTQVDNKNNAVPHVAESFEPSDGAQKWVFKIRKGITYHDGRTLTAEDVVNTINYHISADSKSPAKSVLSSVTSVKTDGPDTVIFQLKGGNADFPFLLTDYHLGIYPSKDGKIDWEKGIGAGPYSIKNFEPGVRILGERNKNYFKDTYFDTVEMLSIVDVAARTNAYLSGEVHYINRADLKTIDQLKSAPDTELYNQAGFAHYTAPMHVDSAPFDKLEVRQAIKYAIDRQELVDKVLYGYGTPGNDNPISTSMKYAINPEPVYTYDPDKAKSLLKKAGLENLKVDLSASDAAFAGGVDSALLMAEQAKKAGIEINVVREPNDSYWDNVWLKKPWCLCYWGGRPVADMFLSVSLAADAAWNDTNWKNPRFNELLIAARAETDEKKRAAQYAEAQQLVHDDGGQVVLMYNNFVGAMSTKIGHNEFNSDFDDDGGYCWERWWMA from the coding sequence ATGACTGAATTCGATCATAAACTTGCTGCCATGAGCCGCGCCGTCGGCCAGGGCAAGCTTTCCAGGCGTGATTTCATGCAGGTTGCCATGGCGGCAGGCCTCACGGTATCCGCTTCGCAGGCTCTGTTCAGCACCGCTGCACGCGCCGCACCGAAGAAGGGCGGCGACTTCAAGTTTGGTTGCGGCCACGGCCAGACCACTGACTCGCTCGATCCGGCCACCTGGTCGAACGGCTTCACCTTCCATTTCGGCAAGTCGCTCTTTGCTGCTCCGCTGACCCAGGTGGATAACAAGAACAACGCCGTTCCGCACGTTGCTGAAAGCTTCGAGCCTTCTGATGGCGCCCAGAAGTGGGTGTTCAAGATCCGCAAGGGCATCACCTATCATGACGGCCGCACGCTGACCGCCGAAGACGTGGTGAACACCATCAACTACCACATTAGCGCCGACTCGAAGTCGCCCGCCAAGTCGGTTCTCTCGTCTGTCACCAGCGTCAAGACCGATGGTCCCGACACGGTGATCTTTCAACTGAAGGGCGGCAATGCCGACTTCCCTTTCCTGCTCACTGATTATCACCTGGGCATCTATCCATCGAAGGACGGCAAGATCGATTGGGAAAAGGGCATCGGCGCTGGCCCCTATTCGATCAAGAACTTTGAACCCGGCGTTCGCATCTTGGGCGAGCGTAACAAGAACTACTTCAAGGACACCTATTTCGACACTGTCGAAATGTTGTCGATCGTGGACGTCGCGGCCCGCACCAACGCCTATCTCTCGGGCGAAGTGCACTACATCAACCGCGCCGACCTCAAGACCATTGATCAGCTGAAGAGCGCTCCGGATACCGAGCTCTATAACCAGGCTGGTTTCGCCCACTACACGGCACCGATGCATGTGGATTCTGCACCCTTCGACAAGCTCGAAGTGCGCCAGGCGATCAAATATGCCATCGACCGCCAGGAACTGGTGGACAAGGTCCTCTATGGTTACGGCACCCCGGGCAATGACAACCCGATCTCGACTTCGATGAAATACGCGATTAACCCAGAGCCGGTCTATACCTATGATCCGGACAAGGCCAAGTCGCTGCTCAAGAAGGCCGGTTTGGAAAACCTGAAGGTTGACCTTTCTGCTTCGGATGCTGCCTTCGCTGGCGGTGTTGATAGCGCCCTTCTGATGGCTGAACAGGCCAAGAAGGCTGGCATCGAGATCAACGTGGTCCGTGAGCCGAACGACAGCTATTGGGACAACGTTTGGCTCAAGAAGCCGTGGTGCCTCTGCTATTGGGGCGGCCGCCCCGTGGCCGACATGTTCCTCTCGGTTTCCCTGGCTGCTGACGCTGCCTGGAACGACACGAACTGGAAGAACCCGCGCTTCAACGAGCTGCTCATTGCCGCTCGCGCTGAAACGGATGAGAAGAAGCGTGCTGCTCAATATGCCGAAGCCCAACAGCTGGTGCATGATGACGGCGGCCAGGTTGTTCTCATGTACAACAACTTCGTTGGCGCCATGTCTACCAAGATTGGCCACAACGAATTCAACTCGGACTTCGACGATGACGGCGGTTATTGCTGGGAACGTTGGTGGATGGCGTAA